CCCTCGGGCATCGGCTCGAGGTCGCGACCCGCGACCCGGCCGCGCGCGAGGACCTGCCCGCGCTGGCACGGATGCTCGGGCAGAAGGTGCTCGTCATCGACTCCCATGCCGGGGGCGAAGTGATCATTGTCGTGGAGCGAACGAAATGAGCCAGCGCATGCTCTTCAACTGTACTCATGGCGCCGAGAATCCGGAGCGCGCCACCCTGCCCTTCGTCGCCGCCAACGTCGCGGCCACTGCCGGAATCGAGGCGATCGTGGTCTGCACGGTGGAAGCGGTCCGGCTCGGCACGAGCGGCGGCGCCGCTGGCGTGGCCTCACCCGGCCTGCCGCAGCTCGCCGACCTGCTGCGCGAATTCCTCGGCAACGGCGGCCAGGTCTGGCTCTGCGGTGCCTGCACCAAGCCGCGCGGCATCGGTGAGGAACACCTCGCCGAGGGCGTGAAGATCGTCGGCGCGGCGAAGATCGTCGAGACGATCGCCGCCGGCGCCACCCCGATCGCCTTCGCCTGATCGGGGCCCAGGTCCGCCCGGCAGGCTCGGGGCCTTCTCTCAGGCTCGCCCGCAAGCGCCGGTGGTCGTGGGCGCGCGTGAACTTGGCGAAGTTGGGGAGAGTCCAGTTGTCCCGGATCGCGGTTGACAGCGGCTGGAAGGACGGTTAGCTTGGCCTCCCGAAACTTCTGTGGACGGGCCTCCGGGAGAGCCAATGCGCAAGCGATGCGGGGTCGTACTTTGTCTGGGGATCGCCCTTCCTGCACCGGGGTCCGCCGCCGACCCGCTGCCGGTGGGCGGACAGTTCCAGGTCAATTCCTACACCTCCAACAATCAGCGCTTTCCTGCCGTCGCGGTCGGCGCCAATGGAGAGTTCGTCGTCGTCTGGCAGAGCGACGGCGCGAGCGGCGATGTCGCCTCCTACAGCATCCAGGGCCAACGCTACGCGGCGGGAGGCACGGCGCTGGGAGGCCAGTTCCAGATCAACAGCTACACCACCGGTGCGCAGCGCAATCCCTCCCTCGCGGTCGATGCGGCGGGTAACTTCGTCGTCGTCTGGCAGAGCATCGGTTCGAGCGGCAACGACACGCTGGATCCGAGTATCCAGGGTCAGCGCTACTCCGCAGCCGGAGCGGAGCAGGGCGGGCAGTTCCAGGTCAACAGCTACACCACCAGCTTTCAGACCTTTCCGGCCGTGGCTTTCGACAGCGACGGGAACTTCGGCGTCGCCTGGCAGAGCGTGGGCTCGTTCGGGAGCGATACGGCAGTCGAATCGGCGCAGGTTCGCCGCTACGACGCGACGGGCGCGGCGCTCGGGCCGGAGTTCCAGGTCAACTCCTACACCACCGGCTCACAACGCTACCCCTCCGTGGTCCGCAACAGCGCCGGGGAGTTCGTGGTCGTCTGGCAGGGCGTCGGCTCGACCGGCAGCGACACCTCGGCCGCCGCTATCCAGGGTCAACGCCATGCCGCGGACGGCACCCCGCTGGGCGGGGAGTTCCAGGTCAACACCTATACCACCAGCTTTCAGTACGCGCCGGCCATCGCCTCGGATCCTTCCGGGAACTTCGTCGTCGTCTGGCAAAGCGATGGCTCGGGTGGAAGCGACAGTCTGAACTACAGCGTCCAGGGCCAGCGCTATTCCGCGACAGGCACCGCCGTGGGTGGCGAGTTCCAGGTGAACGCCTACACCACCGGCCGGCAGAAGGCGCCGGCTGTCGCGGCGGATGCCGACGGCGACTTCGTGGTGGTCTGGGAGAGCAACGGTTCGGGTGGCAGCGACGTATCGAGCTACAGCATTCAGGGCCGTCGATATTCCGCCGGCGGCGTACCCCTGGGAAGCGAGTTCCAGGTCAACACCTACACTTCGAGCTTTCAGCAGTCGCCTTCCGTGGCGCTCGACGCGGAGGGAGACTTCGTCGTGGTCTGGAACAGCAACGGCTCGAGTGCGAGCGATACTTCGCAGTGGAGCGTCCAGGGGCAGCGCTATCGCGTGACGGGAGATCTGCAGGGGAGAGTCTTCCACGATCAGGATGCGGACGGAATCCAGGACGCCGGCGAACCCGGGATCGCGGCCGTCACGGTCGAGCTCATCGACGCGACGCAGGTGCTGCGGCGGACGGCGCTCACCGGCGGTGACGGCACGTTCCTTCTGCGGCCGAAAGAGGGCAGCTGGCACCTGCGCTTCGTCGCCCCTTCCGGCTACAGTTTCACGGCGCAGGACGTCGGCGGCGACGACAGCCTCGACAGCGATGCCGACCCGGTGACCGGCGAGACGGACCCTTTCCCGGTGGAGATCGATGTCCTCGAGGCGACGATCGATGCCGGTCTGACGCGTCTCGTGTTCGCTGACGGCTTCGAGAGCGCGACAACGAACGCCTGGAGCGCCAGCGTTCCCTGAACGACCGGGCTGCGTCCGCGGACGCGCTGGCGGTTCCCTCCTCAGGGCTTCTTGCCCGGCGCCTTGCGGTCGTAGGTCGCGGGCCGGTGGCAGCCGGGGGCGCAGGAGCCGCCGTTTTCGGAAGGCACGAACTTGAGCGGCAGCTTCCAGCTGCCGAACGTCACGCTCTCGGCGATCAGGGCGTCGTTCGTGCCGCCGTGGAGGTTGTGGCAGAGCACGCAGCTCCTGCCCTTCTGCGCGTTGTTGACGTGCAGGAAGTGGAGGTTCCGCTCGCCGTCGCGGAAACCGGTGGCGAACGAGGTGTCCGGGTACTTGAGCAGGTCGCGCTCGTGGCAGGTGAAGCAGAGCGCGTAGGCGGTATCGGTGTACGGCACGTAGGCGGTCGCGGGGAACGACTCGACGAGGAGCTTCGTCTCCTGGCCGCCGTGCGGCTCGTGGCAGCCGGTGCAGGAGCCGTCGCGGATCGGACCGTGAAGCACCGTCATCGCCGCGGTCACGACCTCTTTGTGGCAGCCGAGACAGCCGTCCTTCTCGGTCTCAAGAAGAAGGCCCTTTTCGTCGGCCGCGTGCGGCGAGTGGCAGGAGGCGCAGCCCTTCGCGGCGGCGAGGGCGGCGTGCACGACCGGCGACTTCTGGACCTTCTCGGCAATGTCGTCATGGCACTGGAAGCAGAGCGCCTGCCCGGCCTCGGCGAGGAGCTTCGGATGCTCGCCGCCGTGCGCCTGGTGACAGGAGGTGCAGCCGTCGTCGAGCGCCGCATGCTTGACCTTCTTCGCCGCCACGAGGTCGCTCACGTCGGAATGACAGTCGACGCAGAGCGCGTCGCCGGTCCGGGCGAGGAGCGCCTTGTTGTCGGAGGCGTGAGGAGCGTGGCAGGCGGTGCAGTCGCCGGCCTCGACCGGTCCGTGCGGAAACTTCGCCGCCCCCGGCTCCGAGTGGCAGTCGACGCAGAGCTCCTTCTGCGGCTTGAGGAGCAGGCCGGCGGTGTTCGAGGCGTGCGGCGAGTGGCAGGTCGTGCAGCTGCCGTCGGCGAACGGCGCGTGGACGTGGGCCTTCCCGGCGAGCGCATCGTGACAGCCGGTGCAGAGCGCCGGCTCGGCGTCGGTGAGCTTGAAGGTCGCCGTTCCCTTCTGTGGGTGCGGCGTCGCCGTCGCCTCGTGACAGGTGTCGCAGCTCTCGGCCGCCTCGTGCACGGCGCTCCCCTGGACGAGGGTCGCGTGGCACTGCGCGCTCTGGCAGCTCTCCTGCGCCGATCCATCGCTGGGAAGAAGAAAGGGAAGGCTGCACAAGAGCAGCGGGATGGCACTTGCGAGAAGGCCCTGCCGGCGTCCGGACATGCTGGCATCATGGTATCAACCGGCCCGACTTTCGCCACCCCGACGGGCTGTGCGTGCCGGTGTCGGCGCGCCCCGACCCTTTGGGTGGCCGAGGGCGGGACCCACTGTTGCTATCGTCGCCGCGGGAAGGAGTACCTCGACATGGAATTCAAGAACGGAACTCTCGGAATGACCGTGCTGACTGCAGCGCTCCTGGCGGCTGCGGCCACCGCGACGATGGCCTGCAGCAAGGAGCCACAGCTCAACGTGCAGAACGCCCCGCAGGAGACGCCCGCTAGCGCTCCGGCCGCGGAGGCCACGCAGACGACCCCGGGCGCCCCGGCCGGCGAGCTGCCGGCGGGACATCCGTCGGTGGCGCTGCCCCCCGGGCATCCGCCGGCCGGCGGCATGGCTGGCGGGATGCCTGGCGGCATGCCTGGCGCGATGCCCGGCGGGATGGGTGGGATGGACGCCTCCGGCATCGCGCTGCCGCCGGTCGATCCGCAGGGCGGCCTCGGCGCCGCCGGTCTGGTCTGGGACGTCCCGGCGAGCTGGGTCACCGAGCCGCCCGCGAACCCGATGCGCCGGGCGCAGTACAAGGTGCCGGGCGCTGCGGGCGACGGCGAGCTGGTGGTCTTCTACTTCGGACCGAACCAGGGCGGCCCGCCGCTCGACAACGCGCAGCGCTGGGCGCTGCAGTTCACGCAGCCGGGCGGCGGCGACCCGCTCGCGGCGTTGAAGACGCGCAACGGCGACATCAAGGGCATTCCGGCGCTGTTCGTCGAGACCACCGGCACCTACAACTCGGGCACGATGAGCGGCGGACCGGCGGTGGCGAAGGAGAACTGGGCCCTCCTCGGAGCGGTCGCCCAGGGCGGCGACGCCAACTGGTTCTTCAAGTTCACCGGTCCCCGGGCGACGGTCGAGGCCGAGCGCGCCAACTTCGAGGCGATGCTCGGCTCTCTCCGGCGCGGCAGCTGACCCCGGGGCAGCCGCGGGATTCGGGCTAGACTCCAGACCTCCTCACGGTCGAGGCAGGAGGGAGAGACGCTCATGTTTCTGCGGATCATCCGGCTGCGAGTACGGGAAGCAGAAGAGGCCGCGTTCACCCGCTTCTACGAGGAGCGGGTGATCCCGGCGCTCGACGCCACCCCGGGCTGCATCTACGCCGGGCTGCTCGCGCCCTGGCGCGGCGAGGCCCACCAGTCGCTGACCATCTGGGACTCGCCAGCGAGCGCCCGCGCCTACGAAGAGAAGGGCCTCTATCACCGCCTGCTGGCCGAGGCGGCGCCGTTTCTCTCCGAGCGCACCGAGTGGCGCGTCCGCCTGGCCACCGACCCGCTCGCCACTTCGGATCCGTCGTTGCGCGAGATCGCCTCCTCCGGCTACAACGTCGAGGCGGAGAGCGGCAGCGAGACGCTGGACGGCGAGCGCCGCTCGGCCTTCGTGCGCATCGTCTCGCTGCGCGTCGCCGCCGATCACCCGGGCGACTTCGCCGCGATCTATCGCGAGAAGGTCATGCCGGCGTTGCGCGCCGTTCCCGGGTGCCGCAGCGTCTTTCTCGCGGAAAGCGACCACGACCCGAACGCCATCCTCTCGATCACCGTCTGGAACCGCGAAGAGGACGCCGTGCGCTACGAGATGAGTGGCCTCTCCGGGCAGATCACGGCCCACCTGCGCGGCACGATCTCGCCGGTCTACGACTGGCGGCTGACCGTCGACGGCGCGGAGTCGGGCGGCGGCAGCGGTCTCGAGGTTTCGAGCTACCGCCTCGTGCGCGGCCGGCGGCTCGACCCGGATGGCCCCACTCCCGCGCTCGGCAAGAAGGGGGATTAGGAGCACGTCGATGTCCCAGATCGTCCTCGCAGTGCGCGATCCCGTCTCCGCGACCACACGCACCTTCGACCAGAACGAGATTCTGGTCGGGCGCGCCGAAGAGAGCGACGTCGTGCTCGCCGACCGCGCCGCCTCGCGCCGGCACGCCCGGCTGGTACGCGACGGCGGCGCCTGGTGGATCGAGGACCTGGGGTCGCGCGCCGGCACCCGCCACAACTCGACGACGGTGACCGTCCGTGAACCGCTCGCTCCCGGCGACCAGATCGGCGTCGGAACGAGCCTCCTCGTGGTCGAGCGCATCGCCGACCGCGACGCGCCACGCCCCAGGCCGGTCTCGACCAGCTCCGCGCCCGCACCCGGCACCTCCGTCTTCATGCGTGCCGCGGACCTGCTCTCGAGCTCGCGCGGCGGCGACCTCGACACCGACGCCCTGCGCCGGCGCGCGGATCGCCTGGAGCTGCTCAACGAAGTCCACCGCGCTCTCGGGCGGTCGATGGCGCTGCCCGAGCTGCTCGAGCTCATTCTCGACAACGCCTGGAAGGCGCTGGCGCCCGAGGAGGGGGTCATCGTGCTGCGCGACGGCCCCGGCCGCTACCGCCGGGCCACGGCGCGGCGCGCCCCGGGCTCGCGCGCCGAGGCGCTGCTGTCGCGCACCCTGCACGAAGAGGTGATCGAGAAGCGCCAGGCGGCGCTGGTCTGCGACATCGCCGCCGACGAGCGCTTCGGTCATGCCGCGAGCCTCATGATGTCCGGCATTCGCAGCCTGATCGCGGCGCCGCTCTTCGACGACCAGGGTCCCCTCGGCATGATCGCGCTCGATTCGCGGGCCCATGTACGCAGCTTCACCGCCGACGACCTGGAGCTCCTCACATCGCTCGCCTCGGTCGCCGCGCTGCGCATCCGCAACATCGCCCTGGTCGAGGAGTCGGCCGAGCGCCGCCGGCTCGAGGAGGAGATCAAGCTCGCGCGGGCGATCCAGGTAGGGCTCCTGCCGCGCGAGCTGCCCGCGCTCCCGGGCTGGTCGCTGCACGGCGGCAGTGTTCCGTCGCGCGGCGTTTCGGGCGACTACTACCTGGCGACGCTGCGCCGCGACGACACCGAGCTCTTCGGCATGATCGTCGACGTCTCCGGCAAGGGCATGGGCGCGGCGCTCCTGACGGCCTCGCTCGAGGCGCTCGCCGCCAGCCCCGTCCAGAACGGCATGGCGCCGGGCGAGATCGCGCCGCTGGTCTCGAACCTGCTTTATCGCCGCACCCCGCTCGCCAAGTACGCGACCGCCCTCCTGGTCTCGGTCGACATCGCGGGTACCTCGAACGGTCGCCTCGGCTTCACCAACGCCGGCCACAATCCGGCGCTCCTCGTGCGTGCCGACGGCGCCGTCGAGCGGCTGGGCGCCACCGGTCCGCCGATCGGCCTGCTGGCACAGGCGAGCTTCACCGAGCAGGAGCGCTACCTCGCCCCCGGGGATCTGCTGGTCCTCTATACCGACGGTATCGTCGAAGCCTGCGATCCCGACGACGAGGAGTTCGGCCTCGAGCGCCTGGAAGCTTTCGTCGCCGCCCGGCGGGCCACACCGCTCGAGGAGATCTCGGAGGGCCTCGATCAGGCGCTCGAGGAGTTCGTCCGCGGCGTGCCCTACGCCGACGACCGGACGCTCGTCATCCTGCGCCGAGACGCCATCCCGGCCTGACCGCATCTTCCAACTGGCCGCGCCCGGCGTGTTAGCGTCCTCTCCAGCCATGGCGCCGCCCTCCGTCTCCGTCATCGTCAGGACACGCGACCGGCCGGCATTGCTGCGGGAGGCGCTCGCGAGCCTCCGCGCCCAGACGCTCCGCGACTTCGAGACCCTGGTGGTCGCCGATGGCGGCGAGGCACCGCCGCCGGAGATTCTGGCGCCGCCCGGAGAGGGAGGCCTCTCGCTCCTTCACCGCGTGCCCCCGCACGGCAGGGCGCGGGCGCTGAACGCCGGGCTCGACGCCGCACGCGGGCGCTTCGTCGCCTATCTCGACGACGACGACCTCTTCCTCCCCGACCACCTCGAGACCCTGTCGCGCTTCCTCGCCGGCAGCGACTCCTACCGCGTCGCCTACACCGACGTCGAGCAGGTCTCGCAGCTGCTGGGCGAGGACGGCCGCTACCATGAGGGGCCACGGCTGGTGGTCTACGGCCAGGCTTTCGATGCCGCTCGACTGCTGTCCTCGAACTACATCTCGCTCATCGGGCTGATGCACACCGCGACCGACCTGCGCTACGACGAGAGCTTCGACATCCTCGAGGACTGGGACTTCATGATCCGCCTCGCCGAGCGCGGGCGCTTCCATCGCATCGCGAAGATCACCGCCACCTATCGCGTGCGTGACGATCAATCGAACGCCACCACCACCTCGCCCTGGCACGGTGCCGAGGCCGAAGCGGCGCGCCGGAGGCTGTTCGAGAAGCACTGGCACCGCCAGAGCGCGACCTCGCAGATGGCGCTCGTCGACAGCTTCCAGAACGAGGCCTGGCTGCTGCGCAGTGAACAGGCGGCAAGCGCAGAGCAGCTCGACGCCGAGCGCGCGCGCACCGCAGGCCTCGCGGCCGAGCTCGAAGAGCTTTCGCGGCGGCTGGCGCGGGTCGAAGCGGAGCTCACCGCCTTTCGCGGCGACGCCTCGCGCCAGCTTCAGGCCGCCGGCGAGCGCGAGAGCGCGCTGCTCTCGACCCTGCAGCAGATCTACGGTTCGAGCTCCTGGCGGCTGCTCTCGCGGTGGTGGCGGCTCAAGGCGCGCCTGCTCGGCCGATGACCGTCAAGCTCGACCTCGTCATTCCGGTCCACAACGCGCTGCGGGCGACGCGCGACTGCCTGCGCACCGCCCGCGCCCACGCGCCGGCCTGGGCGAGGATCCTCGTGGTCAACGACGCCAGCGACGCCCGGACGACCGAGTGGCTGCGCGCCCAGGAGGGCATCACCCTGCTCGAGAATCCGGTCAACCTCGGTTTCGTGAAGTCGGCGAACCGCGGGCTCCTGTTCTCCGACGCGCCCTACGTCTGCCTGTTGAACAGCGACACCCTGCTCACTCCCGGGGCGCTCGAGCGCATGGTCGAACGGCTCGATCGCGAGCCCGGCATCGGCATGTGCTGCCCGCTGTCGAACAGTGCGGTGAACCTGTCGGTCGCGATCCCGCCGGGCGAGGACGTCTTCTCGTTCGCGCGCCAGGTCGCCCGCCGCAGCCCGGGCCTCTATCCCGACGTCACCACGGTGGTCGGCTTCTGCCTCCTGGTCAAGCGCGAGCTCATCCAGACCCTTGGCGTCTTCGACGAGGCCTTCGACCGCGGCTACTGCGAAGAGACCGACTTCCACTTCCGCGCCCGCGCCGCCGGCTGGCGCTGCGTGGTCGCCGACGACACCTTCGTCTACCATCGCCAGGGCGCGAGCTTTTCCGACACCGACGCGCGCTTCGCCAAGAACCGCGAGCTCCTGATGGCGCGCTGGCGGCACCTCTACGAGACCGAGGTGGCGGAGTTCAACCGCCGGGACGAGCTCGGCGTTCTGCGCGATGCCGGGACCTGCGCGTGGCGCGGGGAGCTTTCGACCGAGCCGTTCGACGTGCTCTTCGTGCTGCCGATGATGGGGGTCTTCGGCGGTGTGGCGGACGTCCTCGAGCTCACCAACGCGCTCATCCTCGAAGGCTTGCACGCCGGCGTCGTGCTGCTCGAGGAGGTCGCGAGCGAGATCGGCCTCGAGCTCTTCTTCACCCCCCTCCGCCTGCCGGCCGCCCGTTTCCCCGAGGGCCTCCCGGAGACTCGCGTGCTCGTCGCCACCGCCTATCAGACGGCGCCGCCGGTCGCCCTGGCCGCGGCGCGCCGGCCGGGCATGAAGACCGCCTACTTCCTGCAGGACTACGAGGGTTGGTTCGGCGGCGACCCGGTCGAGGTCGTCGCGCAGACCTACGACCTCGTACCGCGGATGACCGCGATCTCGACCTGGCTCGCCGATCTCGTCGCCGAGCGCCATGGGCACCGCCCGGCCGTCGTGCCGATGAGCGGCGACCCGGAGGTCTTCTACCCGCGCGGCGACCGGGCCGGGAGCGGCCCGATCCGCGTCGTGGCGATGCTGCGCTACGAGGAGCGCCGCGGCTTCCGCTTTCTCCTGCCGGCGCTCTCCGCCGTCGCCGCTCATCCCGGCGTCGAGATCGTCCTCTTCGGCGCCCACCGCTTCGAGGAGGAGAACTTCCCGCACTCTCACGCCGGCGTCCTCTCCCGCGACAGCGTGGCCCGGCTCCTGTCGACGGCCCACATCGTCGTCGACCCCTCGCTCTTCCAGGGATTCGGTCTGGTCGGGCTGGAGGCGATGGCCTCCGGCGCCGCCTGCGTGCTGACCGACTCGGGCGGCGTGATGGAGTACGCCCGGCACGACGACAACGCCCTGGTCGTGCCGCCCGGCGACGAACAGGCACTGGCGGCGGCGATCCTCCGCCTGGTCGAAGACCGGCCGCTGAGGCAGCGGCTGGCGGAGTCCGGCGTCGCGACCGCCCGCCGCTTCACCTGGCACAGGAGCGCCGAGGCCTTCATCGCCTTTCTCCGCGCGCTGCCGGTGCCGGCGCCGGTTCCGGCCCCCGAGCGCGCCGCGCTCGAGCTCTATTGGCAGCTGCGCAACCGCGACAGCTCCGAGATCGACGCCCTCGCGCGCAAAGTGGCAGAACAGGCCGCCACCCTCGACGCGATTCGCGAGTCGACCTTCTGGCGGGCGGCGGAGCCGTACTGGCGCCTGAAGGCCCGGCTCACGGAGCTCGGCGGGCGACGACGCTGACGAAGAGGTGGAAGCGGTCGTCGTTGCGGATCGCCCCGAACATCGTCGAGTAGGGCTCGATGCCGAATTCGCTGAACAGGAAGGCGCCGACGACCTCGGCGGAGAGGTCGCCACCAACAGCGCTCCAGGTCGCCGGCAGCTCGCGCTCGACGGTCCGGCCGCGAATCGTCAGGCGCAACCGGACGTTCCATCCGGCTGCGGGCTCCGCCGCGCGGCGCACGAGCCCGGCGACCTCGGCCCGGATCTCCGGGAACTTCGCGGCGTCGAGCTGGCTCGCGCCGAGCATCGCCGTCCGCACCTTCCGGCGGTCCGAGTCCCCGACCGGCGGCAGTTCGCCGGAGTGCATGCCGAGCTCGCGGAATCGCCCCTTCCAGGCCGCCCTTGCCGCC
The window above is part of the Thermoanaerobaculia bacterium genome. Proteins encoded here:
- a CDS encoding glycosyltransferase translates to MTVKLDLVIPVHNALRATRDCLRTARAHAPAWARILVVNDASDARTTEWLRAQEGITLLENPVNLGFVKSANRGLLFSDAPYVCLLNSDTLLTPGALERMVERLDREPGIGMCCPLSNSAVNLSVAIPPGEDVFSFARQVARRSPGLYPDVTTVVGFCLLVKRELIQTLGVFDEAFDRGYCEETDFHFRARAAGWRCVVADDTFVYHRQGASFSDTDARFAKNRELLMARWRHLYETEVAEFNRRDELGVLRDAGTCAWRGELSTEPFDVLFVLPMMGVFGGVADVLELTNALILEGLHAGVVLLEEVASEIGLELFFTPLRLPAARFPEGLPETRVLVATAYQTAPPVALAAARRPGMKTAYFLQDYEGWFGGDPVEVVAQTYDLVPRMTAISTWLADLVAERHGHRPAVVPMSGDPEVFYPRGDRAGSGPIRVVAMLRYEERRGFRFLLPALSAVAAHPGVEIVLFGAHRFEEENFPHSHAGVLSRDSVARLLSTAHIVVDPSLFQGFGLVGLEAMASGAACVLTDSGGVMEYARHDDNALVVPPGDEQALAAAILRLVEDRPLRQRLAESGVATARRFTWHRSAEAFIAFLRALPVPAPVPAPERAALELYWQLRNRDSSEIDALARKVAEQAATLDAIRESTFWRAAEPYWRLKARLTELGGRRR
- a CDS encoding SpoIIE family protein phosphatase gives rise to the protein MSQIVLAVRDPVSATTRTFDQNEILVGRAEESDVVLADRAASRRHARLVRDGGAWWIEDLGSRAGTRHNSTTVTVREPLAPGDQIGVGTSLLVVERIADRDAPRPRPVSTSSAPAPGTSVFMRAADLLSSSRGGDLDTDALRRRADRLELLNEVHRALGRSMALPELLELILDNAWKALAPEEGVIVLRDGPGRYRRATARRAPGSRAEALLSRTLHEEVIEKRQAALVCDIAADERFGHAASLMMSGIRSLIAAPLFDDQGPLGMIALDSRAHVRSFTADDLELLTSLASVAALRIRNIALVEESAERRRLEEEIKLARAIQVGLLPRELPALPGWSLHGGSVPSRGVSGDYYLATLRRDDTELFGMIVDVSGKGMGAALLTASLEALAASPVQNGMAPGEIAPLVSNLLYRRTPLAKYATALLVSVDIAGTSNGRLGFTNAGHNPALLVRADGAVERLGATGPPIGLLAQASFTEQERYLAPGDLLVLYTDGIVEACDPDDEEFGLERLEAFVAARRATPLEEISEGLDQALEEFVRGVPYADDRTLVILRRDAIPA
- a CDS encoding antibiotic biosynthesis monooxygenase is translated as MFLRIIRLRVREAEEAAFTRFYEERVIPALDATPGCIYAGLLAPWRGEAHQSLTIWDSPASARAYEEKGLYHRLLAEAAPFLSERTEWRVRLATDPLATSDPSLREIASSGYNVEAESGSETLDGERRSAFVRIVSLRVAADHPGDFAAIYREKVMPALRAVPGCRSVFLAESDHDPNAILSITVWNREEDAVRYEMSGLSGQITAHLRGTISPVYDWRLTVDGAESGGGSGLEVSSYRLVRGRRLDPDGPTPALGKKGD
- a CDS encoding glycosyltransferase, producing MAPPSVSVIVRTRDRPALLREALASLRAQTLRDFETLVVADGGEAPPPEILAPPGEGGLSLLHRVPPHGRARALNAGLDAARGRFVAYLDDDDLFLPDHLETLSRFLAGSDSYRVAYTDVEQVSQLLGEDGRYHEGPRLVVYGQAFDAARLLSSNYISLIGLMHTATDLRYDESFDILEDWDFMIRLAERGRFHRIAKITATYRVRDDQSNATTTSPWHGAEAEAARRRLFEKHWHRQSATSQMALVDSFQNEAWLLRSEQAASAEQLDAERARTAGLAAELEELSRRLARVEAELTAFRGDASRQLQAAGERESALLSTLQQIYGSSSWRLLSRWWRLKARLLGR
- a CDS encoding YceI family protein: MRQSTSAWRAGWSVTLLSVALAMHGPAPAAALPAEAYAIDAERSLFAVLTHKAGIGSGLAHDHLVVAPRPTVELRFDPAQPEATSFRFTVAAEGLEIDAPAARAAWKGRFRELGMHSGELPPVGDSDRRKVRTAMLGASQLDAAKFPEIRAEVAGLVRRAAEPAAGWNVRLRLTIRGRTVERELPATWSAVGGDLSAEVVGAFLFSEFGIEPYSTMFGAIRNDDRFHLFVSVVARRAP
- a CDS encoding cytochrome C — encoded protein: MSGRRQGLLASAIPLLLCSLPFLLPSDGSAQESCQSAQCHATLVQGSAVHEAAESCDTCHEATATPHPQKGTATFKLTDAEPALCTGCHDALAGKAHVHAPFADGSCTTCHSPHASNTAGLLLKPQKELCVDCHSEPGAAKFPHGPVEAGDCTACHAPHASDNKALLARTGDALCVDCHSDVSDLVAAKKVKHAALDDGCTSCHQAHGGEHPKLLAEAGQALCFQCHDDIAEKVQKSPVVHAALAAAKGCASCHSPHAADEKGLLLETEKDGCLGCHKEVVTAAMTVLHGPIRDGSCTGCHEPHGGQETKLLVESFPATAYVPYTDTAYALCFTCHERDLLKYPDTSFATGFRDGERNLHFLHVNNAQKGRSCVLCHNLHGGTNDALIAESVTFGSWKLPLKFVPSENGGSCAPGCHRPATYDRKAPGKKP
- a CDS encoding DsrE family protein, which gives rise to MSQRMLFNCTHGAENPERATLPFVAANVAATAGIEAIVVCTVEAVRLGTSGGAAGVASPGLPQLADLLREFLGNGGQVWLCGACTKPRGIGEEHLAEGVKIVGAAKIVETIAAGATPIAFA